A part of Nesterenkonia lutea genomic DNA contains:
- a CDS encoding cation diffusion facilitator family transporter, which produces MHSHDHGGHASAAPTDRGPSHQRRLAIACGITVGIVLAQATGAWITGSLALLTDAVHSLTDSIGLGVALIAAGLMYRAATAQRTWGFRRVEILAGLFQAALLLSIGVYAAVEGISRLSSPPTVLHLELLVFGAVGLAGNIVSLLVLSGGRKANLNMRAAFLEVAADALGSLGVMVAAVVIWTTGWQQADAVAALAIAALIIPRAALLLRETARVLMEFTPRGLDLEQVRRHMLAQEHVQEVHDLHASMVATGLPVISAHVVVDDECFQDGCAPETLVRLRSCVAEHFDISVEHSTFQLETRTIAAGETHTHA; this is translated from the coding sequence ATGCACTCTCATGATCATGGCGGCCATGCCTCTGCCGCACCGACGGACCGCGGGCCCTCGCACCAGCGACGCCTGGCCATCGCCTGTGGGATCACCGTGGGCATCGTGCTTGCCCAGGCGACCGGAGCCTGGATCACCGGCTCCCTGGCCCTGCTGACCGACGCCGTGCATTCGCTGACCGACAGCATCGGACTCGGTGTCGCGCTGATCGCCGCCGGACTGATGTACCGGGCGGCGACGGCCCAGCGCACCTGGGGCTTCCGCCGGGTGGAGATCCTCGCCGGGCTGTTCCAGGCGGCGCTGCTGCTGAGCATCGGTGTCTACGCCGCCGTGGAGGGGATCAGCCGGCTCAGCTCCCCGCCCACCGTGCTGCATCTGGAGCTGCTGGTCTTCGGAGCCGTGGGCCTGGCGGGCAACATCGTCTCGCTGCTCGTGCTCTCGGGCGGGCGGAAGGCGAATCTGAACATGCGGGCCGCTTTTCTGGAGGTCGCCGCGGACGCCCTGGGCTCGCTGGGAGTCATGGTGGCCGCCGTCGTCATCTGGACCACCGGCTGGCAGCAGGCCGATGCCGTGGCGGCGCTGGCGATCGCCGCGCTGATCATCCCGCGCGCCGCCCTGCTGCTGCGCGAGACCGCGCGGGTGCTGATGGAGTTCACCCCGCGCGGCCTGGATCTGGAGCAGGTCCGCAGGCACATGCTCGCTCAGGAGCACGTCCAGGAGGTCCATGATCTGCATGCCTCGATGGTCGCCACCGGGCTGCCGGTGATCTCCGCCCATGTGGTCGTCGATGACGAGTGCTTCCAGGACGGCTGCGCGCCCGAGACCCTGGTCAGGCTCAGATCCTGTGTGGCCGAACACTTCGACATCTCTGTGGAGCACTCCACCTTTCAGCTGGAGACCCGGACGATCGCCGCCGGAGAGACCCACACCCACGCCTGA
- a CDS encoding acylphosphatase translates to MNEPLSADDSDQSLSPSGWTTGTHATITGQVQGVSFRAAAKAEADDLGLIGWVRNTSSGGVELLIGGAGPAVDSLLRWAEHGPESAEVTGLDEREATAEELESLPDSGFEIRR, encoded by the coding sequence ATGAACGAACCCCTCTCAGCAGACGACTCCGACCAGTCCCTCTCCCCCTCGGGCTGGACCACGGGCACCCATGCGACCATCACGGGTCAGGTGCAGGGTGTCTCCTTCCGCGCAGCGGCGAAGGCCGAGGCCGATGACCTGGGACTCATCGGCTGGGTGCGGAACACCTCTTCCGGAGGGGTGGAGCTCCTCATCGGCGGCGCCGGGCCCGCGGTGGACTCGCTGCTGCGCTGGGCCGAGCACGGCCCGGAATCAGCCGAGGTGACCGGGCTCGACGAGCGCGAGGCGACAGCGGAGGAGCTCGAATCGCTGCCGGACAGCGGCTTCGAGATTCGCCGCTGA
- the thpD gene encoding ectoine hydroxylase, whose translation MTTTITRNSRTRHDTAPSDVADRYPTRGETGPAVIDREDPVVQGSEQDGPLGADELRSFEDKGYLSIDQFISGDELELFKNELKRLAEDPEVKKDERTVVEAKSDEVRSIFDIHRTNEIFARIANDPRVVERARQILGSDVYIHQSRINYKPSFTGKDFTWHSDFETWHAEDGMPGPRAVSVSISLTDNYSFNGPLMIMPGSHKHYISAVGATPDDNHEQSLVMQGAGVPDKDTLTEFADRFGIDVLEGPAGGAVMFDSNCMHASNGNVTPYSRSNVFLVYNSVENLPVEPFAAAKPRPEHLGSRDFTPAGS comes from the coding sequence ATGACGACGACGATCACACGGAACTCCCGCACCCGCCATGACACCGCACCCAGCGACGTCGCCGACCGCTATCCCACGCGCGGCGAGACCGGCCCGGCCGTGATCGACCGGGAGGACCCGGTCGTCCAGGGCAGCGAACAGGACGGCCCGCTGGGCGCTGACGAGCTTCGTTCCTTCGAGGACAAGGGCTACCTGAGCATCGATCAGTTCATCAGCGGCGATGAGCTTGAACTGTTCAAGAACGAGCTGAAGCGTCTCGCGGAGGACCCCGAGGTCAAGAAGGACGAGCGCACCGTGGTGGAGGCGAAGTCCGACGAGGTCCGCTCCATCTTCGACATCCACCGCACCAATGAGATCTTCGCCAGGATCGCCAATGATCCCCGAGTGGTGGAGCGCGCGCGGCAGATCCTGGGCTCGGACGTCTACATCCACCAGAGCCGGATCAACTACAAGCCCAGCTTCACAGGCAAGGACTTCACCTGGCACTCAGACTTCGAGACCTGGCATGCGGAGGACGGAATGCCCGGTCCGCGGGCTGTGTCGGTGTCCATCTCACTGACCGACAACTACTCCTTCAACGGGCCGCTGATGATCATGCCCGGCTCGCACAAGCACTACATCAGCGCCGTGGGTGCCACACCGGATGACAATCACGAGCAGTCCCTGGTCATGCAGGGCGCCGGCGTGCCGGACAAGGACACGCTGACCGAGTTCGCCGACCGCTTCGGCATCGACGTGCTGGAGGGCCCCGCGGGTGGAGCTGTCATGTTCGACAGCAACTGCATGCATGCCTCCAACGGAAACGTGACCCCCTACTCGCGCTCCAACGTCTTCCTCGTCTACAACTCGGTGGAGAACCTGCCCGTTGAACCCTTCGCCGCGGCCAAGCCCCGCCCCGAACATCTGGGCAGCCGCGACTTCACCCCAGCCGGAAGCTGA
- a CDS encoding DNA-3-methyladenine glycosylase I, translating into MSETNPGLATGPDGLVRTAWALGSEMMCRYYDTEWGMPICEERGLFERLSLEGFQSGLSWSTILSKRENFRAAFADFDPEIVADFSQEDVQRLLTDAGIIRHRGKIMATISNAQATLALREQGGLAALIWSYQPDRTPVPRSLEEIPTRSAESEALARRLKAEGFRFVGPTTVFALMEAVGMVDTHVVGSHRRGSSGVSFSNQPA; encoded by the coding sequence ATCTCTGAGACGAACCCCGGCCTGGCCACGGGTCCCGACGGACTGGTCCGCACCGCGTGGGCCCTGGGCAGCGAGATGATGTGCCGCTATTACGACACGGAGTGGGGCATGCCCATCTGCGAGGAACGCGGCCTCTTCGAACGACTTTCTCTGGAGGGCTTCCAGTCGGGGCTCTCCTGGTCCACCATCCTGAGCAAGCGGGAGAATTTCCGCGCCGCCTTCGCCGACTTTGATCCTGAGATCGTGGCGGACTTCTCGCAGGAGGACGTCCAGCGGCTGCTGACCGATGCGGGAATCATCCGACACCGCGGAAAGATCATGGCCACCATCAGCAATGCGCAGGCCACACTGGCGCTGCGCGAACAAGGCGGGCTGGCGGCGCTGATCTGGTCCTATCAGCCTGACCGGACGCCGGTGCCGCGAAGCCTGGAGGAGATTCCCACCCGCTCGGCTGAGTCCGAGGCACTGGCCAGAAGGCTCAAGGCCGAAGGGTTCAGGTTCGTCGGTCCCACCACGGTCTTTGCGCTGATGGAGGCCGTCGGGATGGTGGACACCCACGTGGTGGGCTCTCATCGGCGGGGAAGCTCCGGAGTGAGCTTCTCCAACCAGCCGGCCTGA
- a CDS encoding RNHCP domain-containing protein — MSREAENTGFDCVHCGHPIPKQLGGSYRNHCPRCLYSRHVDVSPGDRAADCGAPMEPVGVDHTGKKGFLLLHRCTACGQQDRNRLAPDDDMDRVIELQRPR, encoded by the coding sequence ATGAGCCGAGAGGCCGAGAACACCGGCTTCGACTGCGTCCACTGTGGTCATCCGATCCCGAAGCAGCTCGGGGGCAGCTACCGGAATCACTGTCCCCGCTGCCTGTACTCCAGACATGTGGACGTCAGTCCGGGGGACCGCGCAGCCGACTGCGGTGCCCCCATGGAGCCGGTCGGGGTGGATCACACCGGCAAGAAGGGGTTCCTGCTGCTGCACCGCTGCACCGCGTGCGGGCAGCAGGACCGCAATCGGCTCGCTCCGGATGATGACATGGACCGGGTGATCGAGCTCCAGCGTCCGCGCTGA
- a CDS encoding TrmH family RNA methyltransferase, with amino-acid sequence MSQQIDPELVDNPRSDRVRRVAGLASRSARTKQGLFLAEGPQPVREALTVWLRQWEQEQGAQPFPELDALFFDPVALEKHPDVLALLDRVRGVLFNPEIKLPSQARIFLREATPEVLRHMGDAETSQGMLAVCRIPTAASQLTALDAALEKLSQGQGPALLAGMLRLQDPGNAGTIIRTADAAGAGAVVLSPGTVDPWSPKVVRSAAGSHFHLPLFTGIEAADLVEAARARGFQVLAADGRGETQLTELASPAASTLWLLGHEAHGLTHAERELADHRVAIPLFGAAESLNVATAATVCMYSTAMAQHQGNAASAPPAAEAPGAAASAETPVVPAPDAGQGRTES; translated from the coding sequence ATGTCCCAGCAGATTGACCCAGAGCTCGTCGACAACCCCCGATCCGACCGCGTCCGCCGCGTGGCGGGCCTCGCGAGCCGTTCCGCGCGAACGAAACAGGGCCTGTTCCTGGCCGAGGGGCCCCAGCCGGTGCGCGAGGCGCTGACGGTGTGGCTGCGCCAGTGGGAGCAGGAACAGGGCGCACAGCCCTTCCCCGAGCTGGACGCGCTCTTCTTCGACCCCGTCGCGCTGGAGAAGCACCCGGACGTGCTCGCCCTGCTGGACCGGGTGCGCGGCGTGCTCTTCAACCCCGAGATCAAGCTCCCCTCACAGGCCCGGATCTTCCTGCGCGAAGCCACCCCGGAGGTGCTGCGCCACATGGGCGATGCGGAGACCTCCCAGGGGATGCTCGCGGTGTGCCGGATCCCGACCGCCGCCTCGCAGCTGACCGCACTGGATGCGGCGCTCGAGAAGCTCTCCCAGGGCCAGGGTCCCGCGCTTCTCGCCGGGATGCTGCGGCTGCAGGACCCCGGCAATGCCGGCACGATCATCCGCACTGCGGACGCCGCCGGTGCGGGCGCGGTGGTCCTCTCACCAGGCACCGTGGACCCGTGGAGCCCCAAGGTGGTCCGGTCAGCCGCCGGCTCCCACTTCCACCTGCCGCTGTTCACCGGCATCGAGGCCGCCGACCTGGTCGAGGCCGCACGGGCCCGAGGGTTCCAGGTGCTCGCCGCCGATGGCCGCGGAGAGACCCAGCTGACGGAGCTGGCCAGCCCGGCGGCCTCCACCCTCTGGCTGCTGGGCCATGAGGCGCATGGTCTCACCCACGCCGAGCGCGAGCTGGCCGATCACCGGGTCGCCATTCCGCTCTTCGGTGCAGCCGAGTCGCTCAACGTGGCCACAGCCGCGACGGTCTGCATGTATTCCACGGCGATGGCCCAGCACCAGGGGAACGCAGCATCCGCGCCCCCCGCCGCTGAGGCGCCGGGCGCTGCGGCCTCGGCCGAGACTCCTGTCGTGCCGGCTCCGGATGCGGGACAGGGCCGCACCGAGTCATGA
- the rplT gene encoding 50S ribosomal protein L20, producing the protein MARVKRAVNGHKKRRKVLDRASGYRGQRSRLYRKAKEQLLHSYVYNYQHRKKRKGDFRRLWIQRINAAARSHGMTYNRFIQGLKAAGVEVDRRMLAELAVYDAKSFGVLVETARKALPQDVNAARV; encoded by the coding sequence GTGGCACGTGTGAAGAGGGCCGTCAATGGCCATAAGAAGCGCCGCAAGGTCCTGGACAGGGCCTCCGGCTACCGCGGACAGCGCTCACGCCTTTACCGCAAGGCGAAAGAGCAGCTGCTGCACTCGTACGTCTATAACTACCAGCACCGCAAGAAGCGCAAGGGCGACTTCCGTCGCCTGTGGATCCAGCGCATCAACGCTGCGGCCCGCTCCCATGGCATGACCTACAACCGCTTCATCCAGGGCCTGAAGGCCGCTGGGGTCGAGGTTGACCGTCGCATGCTTGCCGAGCTCGCCGTCTACGACGCGAAGTCATTCGGCGTCCTGGTCGAGACCGCCCGCAAGGCGCTCCCGCAGGATGTCAACGCCGCTCGAGTCTGA
- the rpmI gene encoding 50S ribosomal protein L35 has protein sequence MPKMKTHSGAKKRFKLTGSGKLKRQQANRRHYLEHKSSRLKRRLAGDHLVTKADEKRIKRMLGI, from the coding sequence ATGCCGAAGATGAAGACCCACAGCGGGGCCAAGAAGCGGTTCAAGCTGACCGGTTCTGGCAAGCTCAAGCGCCAGCAGGCCAACCGTCGCCACTACCTGGAGCACAAGTCCTCACGCCTGAAGCGCCGTCTGGCCGGTGACCACCTGGTCACCAAGGCTGACGAGAAGCGCATCAAGCGGATGCTGGGCATCTGA
- the infC gene encoding translation initiation factor IF-3 → MSEPRINERIRVPEVRLVGPQGEQVGVVRIEDALRLATESDLDLVEVAPQAKPPVCKLMDFGKYKYEAAVKARESRKNQSTTVLKEVRFRLKIDDHDYNTKVGHARRFLEAGDKVKAMIQFRGREQQRPEMGVRLLQRFSQDVADLGAVESSPRQDGRHMVMVVGPLKTKAEAKAAAKNQAKKEDPAEAEVEAEQPKVKNDRRTRKNAERLPTEKKDAAPLSNSMADYLPDELKNL, encoded by the coding sequence ATCAGCGAACCACGCATCAACGAACGCATCCGCGTACCAGAAGTCCGCCTCGTCGGCCCCCAGGGGGAGCAGGTGGGCGTCGTCCGCATCGAAGACGCCCTGCGCCTCGCCACGGAGTCCGATCTGGATCTGGTTGAGGTCGCGCCGCAGGCCAAACCTCCCGTCTGCAAGCTGATGGATTTCGGCAAGTACAAGTACGAGGCTGCCGTGAAGGCCCGCGAGTCGCGGAAGAACCAGAGCACCACGGTGCTCAAGGAAGTCCGCTTCCGGCTGAAGATCGACGACCACGACTACAACACCAAGGTCGGTCATGCCCGCCGATTCCTGGAGGCCGGTGACAAGGTCAAGGCGATGATCCAGTTCCGCGGACGCGAGCAGCAGCGCCCGGAGATGGGTGTGCGCCTGCTCCAGCGCTTCTCGCAGGACGTCGCCGATCTGGGCGCCGTGGAGTCTTCCCCGCGCCAGGACGGCCGCCACATGGTCATGGTCGTGGGTCCGCTGAAGACCAAGGCTGAGGCCAAGGCCGCGGCGAAGAACCAGGCCAAGAAGGAAGACCCGGCCGAGGCTGAGGTCGAGGCCGAGCAGCCCAAGGTCAAGAACGACCGTCGCACCCGCAAGAACGCGGAGCGACTGCCCACGGAGAAGAAGGACGCCGCGCCGCTCTCGAACTCCATGGCCGACTATCTGCCGGATGAGCTGAAGAACCTCTAG
- a CDS encoding DUF1844 domain-containing protein: protein MAQAVNQQSRDISEVPAVELINTVSVHLMSAAAVKLGLADDPHADELKDLDEARKLITSLAGLITAAAPEVGATHAAPLRDGLRSLQLAFREESSVPDAPGKGPGEKWTGPVN, encoded by the coding sequence ATGGCCCAGGCCGTGAACCAGCAGTCCCGGGACATCTCCGAGGTTCCCGCTGTGGAGCTGATCAACACCGTGTCGGTGCACCTGATGAGCGCCGCCGCCGTGAAGCTCGGTCTTGCGGATGATCCCCACGCTGACGAGCTCAAGGACCTCGATGAGGCGCGCAAGCTCATCACCTCACTCGCCGGACTCATCACCGCGGCCGCGCCCGAGGTCGGCGCGACACACGCCGCTCCGCTGCGTGATGGCCTGCGCTCGCTCCAGCTCGCCTTCCGTGAGGAGTCGTCCGTCCCGGACGCCCCGGGCAAGGGCCCCGGCGAGAAGTGGACCGGCCCGGTCAACTGA
- a CDS encoding WhiB family transcriptional regulator, whose product MDWRSRAACLDKDPELFFPVGNTGPALLQIEEAKSVCRRCPVMDTCLQWALETGQDSGVWGGMSEDERRALKRRAARARRAS is encoded by the coding sequence ATGGATTGGCGCAGCCGAGCAGCCTGCCTGGACAAGGACCCCGAACTGTTCTTCCCCGTCGGCAACACCGGACCGGCCCTGCTTCAGATCGAAGAGGCCAAGAGCGTCTGCCGCCGGTGCCCCGTGATGGACACCTGCCTGCAGTGGGCCCTGGAGACCGGACAGGACTCCGGAGTCTGGGGCGGCATGAGCGAGGACGAGCGCCGCGCGCTCAAGCGCCGGGCCGCACGCGCCCGCCGCGCCTCCTAG
- a CDS encoding sensor histidine kinase, producing MAVFQDPLVGHRHLTQDDVEWLHALVGDWQLLSDLAFSDLVLWFPHTEEGFVSAEERSFIALAQARPSTTQTLIHRDVVGDRIRADLKPMVERAWTSQVETNSSDQGQPSPARMRVQAIPLLHRGRTVGVITLHFAVAAMRSPSRLELTYRRCAEDLLAMAAEGRWPDAAQEFTGYGGAPRVGDGLLRLDAEGRITFASPNAVSALLRLGVADTLEGRSLAGIGSELQRATGVVVDESQPLMLTGRRAMRAELEAHGAAVTLRSIPLYHAADSAAARRSHGERFAALVLCRDVTELRRRDKQLMSKDATIKEIHHRVKNNLQTVSALLRMQSRRMDSQEGREGLRRAMRRVETIAMVHDSLSKGLEETVDVDELMRRQLHLAAEMAQSDRQVITALEGSFGQLPPDMVTPLALVITEIVANAVEHGFGPDPARRELNVRMTVQRHADAAGRQRLDLELTDDGVGLPEQEWEPGLGLQIVRTLVRGELSGSIEWQTASSSETAESESTESEPAESEPAESEPGDADSEARPAEGETKNAARTGTRVLLRAPILTASTKAGG from the coding sequence ATGGCCGTCTTCCAGGATCCGCTCGTCGGTCATCGTCATCTGACCCAGGATGACGTGGAATGGCTCCACGCCCTCGTGGGGGACTGGCAGCTGCTCTCGGACCTGGCCTTCTCGGACCTGGTGCTGTGGTTTCCGCACACCGAGGAGGGCTTCGTCTCCGCGGAGGAGCGCTCCTTCATCGCACTGGCGCAGGCGCGTCCCTCCACCACCCAGACCCTGATCCACCGCGACGTGGTGGGAGACCGGATCCGCGCGGACCTGAAGCCCATGGTGGAACGCGCCTGGACCTCGCAGGTGGAGACCAACTCCTCTGACCAGGGGCAGCCCTCACCGGCGCGGATGAGGGTGCAGGCCATTCCGCTGCTGCACCGCGGCCGCACCGTCGGCGTCATCACGCTGCACTTCGCGGTCGCCGCGATGCGCAGCCCCTCCCGGCTGGAGCTGACCTACCGCCGCTGCGCCGAGGATCTGCTGGCCATGGCCGCGGAGGGCCGCTGGCCCGACGCGGCCCAGGAGTTCACCGGCTACGGCGGCGCCCCCCGCGTCGGCGATGGGCTGCTGCGCCTGGACGCTGAGGGACGGATCACCTTCGCCTCGCCCAACGCCGTCTCCGCGCTGCTGCGCCTGGGTGTTGCGGACACGCTCGAGGGCCGGTCCCTGGCGGGGATCGGCTCGGAGCTGCAGCGCGCGACCGGCGTCGTCGTCGACGAGTCCCAGCCGTTGATGCTCACCGGACGCCGTGCCATGCGCGCGGAGCTGGAGGCGCACGGCGCCGCGGTGACCCTCCGCTCCATTCCGCTCTATCACGCCGCCGACAGCGCGGCGGCCCGACGCTCGCACGGAGAGCGCTTCGCCGCCCTGGTGCTGTGCCGCGACGTCACGGAGCTGCGACGCCGGGACAAGCAGCTGATGAGCAAGGACGCGACGATCAAGGAGATCCACCACCGGGTGAAGAACAATCTGCAGACGGTCTCGGCGCTGCTCCGGATGCAGTCGCGTCGGATGGACTCGCAGGAGGGACGGGAGGGTCTGCGCCGGGCCATGCGCCGGGTGGAGACCATCGCGATGGTTCATGACTCCCTGTCCAAGGGCCTCGAGGAGACTGTGGACGTCGATGAGCTGATGCGCCGTCAGCTGCACCTGGCGGCAGAGATGGCGCAGTCGGACCGGCAGGTGATCACCGCGCTGGAGGGCAGCTTCGGCCAGCTCCCGCCGGACATGGTCACCCCGCTGGCGCTGGTCATCACCGAGATCGTGGCCAATGCGGTCGAGCACGGCTTCGGGCCGGATCCGGCGCGGCGCGAGCTGAACGTGCGCATGACCGTGCAGCGCCATGCCGACGCGGCGGGACGTCAGCGGCTCGATCTCGAGCTGACCGACGACGGCGTGGGCCTGCCTGAACAGGAATGGGAGCCTGGGCTGGGACTGCAGATCGTGCGCACCCTGGTCCGCGGCGAGCTCTCGGGCTCGATCGAGTGGCAGACGGCCAGCAGTTCCGAGACGGCAGAATCCGAATCCACAGAGTCAGAACCGGCAGAGTCAGAACCGGCAGAGTCAGAACCGGGAGATGCTGATTCGGAGGCCAGGCCGGCAGAGGGGGAGACGAAGAACGCGGCGAGGACCGGTACACGGGTTCTGCTCCGTGCTCCGATCCTCACCGCGTCGACGAAGGCTGGTGGGTGA